AGAAATAGTTTGGAAGGATGTTGAAATCTTTCCTTAACAAAGATGCCTTTGACTTGTTCTTTGACGGGCTTAGTTAACTTACCTGTGGATAATGTTTGgtggtttctttcttttcttgcagtCAGGAGGATGTTTAATGAGCTTTATTGTAGTTTGAACTTTAAAGTGTTTATTTGTCACCTCAGATCTTTATGTTTTGATCTCTGCCAAAATGTAAAAGGAAACCTTTACTGTTTCATCTCTATGCATTCTGTCAATTTCACTTAAAAGTATCTGGGCATCTATAAAATTGTTTTTAAggcaaaatatattttaatccATGAATTTACCTATAGTGATCTAATATTAGTTGTGTTGGACAACAGCTATGGCAGGGAGAAATCGGATGTTCCGTCAAACAGATAATATCAGGGGCTTCCGCAATGACCCACGGGCTATAATGCACCGAGGAGGTGGACCTCTACCTCCGCATCCTGCAGTCCTTGAGGAGGAACTTGAAATTCAACATAGAGATATGCAAAAGATTGTTGCCGAAAATGGCCTCTTGGTTGATGAGAATGTGTTTCTTCagagtgaactgactgctgttaAGGACGAAATTCACAGACTGAGTCAGGTCCTTCCTCAAATAAGAGCTGATAAAGAGGCACACACAAGGGAGTTGATCGAGAGAGGAATGAAGCTTGAGGCTGAGCTTCGCTCTGCTGAACCACTCAGGGCAGAGGTAGTCCAATTAAGGTCAGAATCTCAGAAATTAAATGCATTACGACAGGAATTAGCTGCCCAAGTTCAAGCTTTCAATAAGGATATTAATAGATGTAAAGCTGATAATCAGCAAGTAGCTGCCATGAAGGCTGATATTGAGGGGATGCACAAAGAACTGATCGAAGCAAGGTATGgacatataaattttttt
This portion of the Coffea eugenioides isolate CCC68of chromosome 11, Ceug_1.0, whole genome shotgun sequence genome encodes:
- the LOC113753108 gene encoding protein FLX-like 3 codes for the protein MAGRNRMFRQTDNIRGFRNDPRAIMHRGGGPLPPHPAVLEEELEIQHRDMQKIVAENGLLVDENVFLQSELTAVKDEIHRLSQVLPQIRADKEAHTRELIERGMKLEAELRSAEPLRAEVVQLRSESQKLNALRQELAAQVQAFNKDINRCKADNQQVAAMKADIEGMHKELIEARSIFEFEKKANEQLVEQNQAMEKNLVSMAREIEKLRAEQASSERRARGPGIGTYGMMNGSPEMRYRGNSYGDPYGSGAWGSYDKRGLPRR